The genomic region ATGGTTCAATGCTGGTGTTAGAGTTGGTGTTGGAATTGGCCTTGGGATGTGTGTAGGGCTTGGGATTGGTGTTGGACTGCTCATGCGCTCATACCAAACAACAACCAGGAACTTCAGGAGGAGATTTTTCTAAACTGCTATAAGGAATTTGCTACTCTAGTTTAATGACAAGCAAGATATGTTGGAGTTTTAATCTAGGGTGGGACACCTCTGGAGGAAGAACCCAAATTCTACAAGTCTAATGCATGAAGTGTAAGTTTTGTAGATGAGTGGAGGTTGTGCTTCCTCTCTGTTTTGTGGCTTACTTGCAGATACGTTCAGGTAGATTTGCAGATTTGCATTTCTTGTAAATTTTATCTGATCCTCGGACAACAATAGATatcaataaaagagaaatacaATACAACAGCTTTGAGGATGTGGTGTGCCAGCAGGATCTGGTGTTAAGAGACCAGTATAAGGTTGCGAGAGGTTTTGACTAGGAGCATGTTCCAAGATTTTACTGTTTGTTTGTTGGTTGGCTTGtagatatattttatcatttaatacaaattttgaGCAGTATATGTTTCAGTCCCCAtggtaaatgattttttaaaactatcttTACTTtaataaatgttatattttatttgcatCAACGATTTTAAGTTTTATGCTTATATTCTGGAAATTAAAAGGTTATATTCTCTCttaaatgtataaatttattttagatgaGCATTATGCCAAGATGACATGTACTTCATACTTGGAATAGATTCAGGGGCGGCTGTTAAGTGGAAGTTGTTCATCAGCTTAGAGAGAAACCAGTCTGTACTTAGAAGATTGTCTTGCAAACTTGAGTTTGGAGAATGTCAAGAAAGAGGGTGTTTTTGAGTTTTAATGCTTCGCGTGATTGCATGGGAGTTGTACTCTGAAGTGGTGCCTATTTGTCGTGTTGTGTTCTTGTTGTTTAGTTAGTAGAGAAAAAAGGACAAAACGTGTGTTGTGTGCCTTGCAGTAGCACTTGAACCTTGCCACTGCCACGTATTCAGTGAAAGATAACGAGCAAAGGACATGCATTGATGCcgaaaaaacaatttgaattcTTTTCTGTTCTCGTGTCAATGTTGTGGAAAAGACAAGTATAAAGACATAGAAGATGGAAAAATTATGGAAAGGAATTGGAGAGACAGAGCTTGGAGAGATCAGAGAGGGAAGTGCCAAAGAGGATACGAGTCcccaaaaaataatttgaaatcatCACTTATCTTCCTGTTTCTGCagtgaaaaagataaaagtggaTGGGCAAAGAAAATGAGACAATGGATAGATGATGCAGAGATAGAGGGGAAGTGGAGAAAGGCAGAGAGGATAGTTTTCGGGTGAATGTTTGGTAACATGagtaaaatttatcataattttttgaagcaataaataattatttttgtagtgATTTCAGTGTGATTTTAATCTCAACGTGGATTTCTACTAACAATCTAAACAAATTTGGAGAAGATCTATGTTCTGGAAATAAGAATTTGGATCTTATGTTTTTTTGCCCCATAGGAAAAGACAAAAGTAGGAtgacaaaaaagaataaagaagatGAGTAAATACTAGACATGGAGAGTAGAGTTGGCTATATAGACCGAGGCAGTGAACCAACCATTTAGAGTATGTTTCGTTTAAAGTTAAATGTTTGcaaattttaatgtaaaattgtgTGTTTTAATGCATAAAATGAGAAATAAAGATTTGTTATTTTGGAAGTAAAAATGCTTTTAAGTTTTGTTAACTTGAATTCAAGCATACGCTTAATCTGCAGTCTGACCCCATTTAAGATGTGAGTTTTTAGCATAATCCATTCTTTATACtttgtatattaatttttttttttaaaatagccaAAAACATGGTTGTTTTAGACTTTTACTCTTTTAGAGTTGGTCAAAGTAAAATAACGATTATGAACAAAACTTATTTAGTTTGTTTGTGATTATTATTCTGTTTTTTTACTCGGGGAAGATAAAATTTCTAAGtagcaggaaaaaaaagtgaaaggataGATGGAATGGAAAAATAATGAACATATGATTAGAGACGGAAGAATTTGAGAGATGAAGAGAAAGGAAAGAGATGCTAGAGAGAATTCAAgtcttaaaaaagtaatttgaaTCCATCCATATCCTTTCTTGCCTTACCTTTGTAATTTAGTGACTTTAAGACAGGAAAGTCACCATGACTTTCTCTAATTTTAAGTCATTATATCAATCTCATAATTTAGATCTTGTCgcgttttaaatttatattactttataaatataagatataaatatttgtatttttatatttatgtttataaagtattatatattttaaggcATGTGGCAaaatccttccctcctcaaaaTCACTGAATTCATtaccaacaaaagaaaaagtggaaagatagagagaaaagagaagggTGGACATTTTAAGAGATTACAAACATGATACTTtggtctttaatttttaatcttttcatttttagtatattagtaTGTAAAAAAGTGTTTGGAATTATGTAAAAAGTATGCAAAAGTGAATTATGTACTAGTTTTGTCCTTACAAAAAAGTGTTTGGAAGAGTTTACAACGAGCTCACAtgagttcataaaaaaaattatgacacttgtaaattttttatttcaataaccttatcattaaaataagattttttttttaacatactgTATTCCAATATGTTTGATGGTTGAATTTATGACATAACTTTTCATGAACTAAGAGTTTGTTAAATAAAGTCTTAATCAAgctatttatttaaatacacTCAAAATTATTGGTGActcaaattagttttttaaaacagTTCATTCAAACAAATGGAAGAAACTAAATTTGTTGCTATTCCAAGTGAAATTAAGTTTAAAttcttaagataattattagATTCAAGCCTTatgtataaagaaaatataattaaaataaaagatctgtgatcaattaaattcttttataaagattaatcatcaataagattaataaatattttccaatGTTCTAATGACCAAAGAAACTGAAAGAActatatgttgatttttttaatgttgaaaGACTGATTAGTTTATTTTTGCAAAGTATAAAAgtgttcttatatttttatagttattatATGGATTTAACTTTGATGCTCAacgttagtatttttttttttctcactacCAAACCATTATGTATTTTCATATCtttttgaaagaagaaaaaacttttaCATTGGCTATCTCAAATAAGCAAAAATCACAATACAGTCATGGGTGGTCATAACTGATTTATTGTCCCGTTCGAACCCAGGCTTTGATGGTATTAGAATATACTTAATAACCACAAATCTAACAGAGGAATTAAGCGACGACTAGTCATAACCGATGGAgcagtaaaattaaaatattcttatattGCATTGTAAAATATTAATACTCAGATAAAGATCATCTAATTAATATCATGTAATGACTATGTGAGATATCATCAAAAAATATACTTGTATAACAATATCTACCTTGAGATTAATTAATAGGTGTGCTGACTAACACTATCCAACTGAACCCTGGCATTTGGATTAAGGATATATATATGGATACCTTGAGCTGAATTCTCCACGTAATGGTATGGCTCTCACGTACGttgcaaatagtaatttagtGTGTTCCAGCTGAATCAGCATATGTTTCAAATAGTAATTTAGAGGGATAGTGTAAGGGCCTTAACTCTTAAGATTGATGCCAACTAGCTGATGATGTTAGAATGTCAATGCCTTTGCTTCACGACACACTTGGGATTTTCTGTAAAGTTATTGCAAGCAATTACATTAGGATATGATGCTAATATTTTCTCAATTTGAATCATTTAATCGTAGATTTATCTTGGAcactaaattattaattaacttactaattctttttatacattattgttctgtttaattaattttgaatatgaaaCCTTGAGATAGAGTGGTTTTTTTAGAGtcatatttcttaattattttcctcAAAGCTGTTCAATTAATTGTTGAGCTCATAtttgcttcaatttttttaggagattaattcattttttatttttcaaaaactcaaaaagattaaaaaaaagtaagtattatttttaaataaggtaAATTAGTTCAAAGTTTTAAGCCCGAGCTACCAACTTGCTATATTACTTCAAAAGGATAAGCTTGTAAACCATTCTTTGTCAAAATGCATCTTTGAAAGATGGAAGATTGTGGTGTATTTTTCTGTGAAGTGGACGCAAAAGTCTccttaatttgtttttcattatttGTTGGGAAAAGTTTGGCTACACCAAACTCTATTCAACAcctataaaagaaaagagatagaAGTGTATATATGATAGTTGATAcagtatgataaaaaaaaattagaaaaaaataatagatattgAAGAAATGtatatgtaatatataaaagGTGTCTACATCATTCATCAATCTTAACTTTTCTTTCAATCTTCTTGTAATTTTATACTTAGAAAaatggtttattttttaatttgttccttgtaattttatatataatgatgTTATTAATGTAATTGTCAAGTTGATGCAATGATGTTTTAATTATCTTGTATGGCATTGTGTTCTTTATCACAATCATTTCATgtcaataaaacaagattttgtCATAGgtgaggaaaaataataatatgctagagttataatacataaataattgtTTACTTCAAACAACTTGTTAacactcataatttttttcctatttatttCCTCTTATTACatcatatcatttattatataattataggtACTTTTATCTCTTTCTCTTATTATGTATCAAGTATATTTGTGgtatatatttacaaattacTTGTAGTTAAGTTAACATTAATGGAATTTCAGACTTTGATTGTATATTCATCAAATGTTAACTTttgttaaaatgttaatttttgttgatcaaacttgtaatttttctctcttttatccaATCACCTTATATTTCTCATTGTGTCTTATATTTCAATTCTCACTCGATTGTGTGTTTGTGTTGAGTGCAAAAACAGTCCTCAACATGTTGTAACGTGAGTCAAATCattctcagtttttttttttcaataatcaaTCTGGATTACAATAGTAACATAAGTGCACTTTGTGGGAGACATTGCTTTGTCGCAAGAATGAACCAAGAGAAAGGCGTAATAGTGAAGCATGTGCATATGGCTATAGAATTCATGATTTATGGATGGATCTGACACCCTGAGGGGGGCTTTGGACCAAAATTTCATGTGCCTCACCTAAACCTGAATACGTTGAGGTCCCATGCACCACTGGTTAGCGTCAAAAGAAATTCCTATAAAGTGTTCAAACTCTTAATTAATGATTTATCtacttttcatatttaattgtaattaaatttggttaaattaacataaaagaacttaataaaaataattatctttattttcatgttaggAACTTGGGATATTGCATGtctatgatttttcttccatattttattctaaaatctTAATACTAAAACATACTCTAGCAATATTAGGTAAATAGATATTTCATTTTGATACTTTAGATTTTCTCAATTCATTATTATTGAAAAACTCagattttttttgcaagatttatttaattttatttttattgcccATTTAATATTccctttcataattttattatcgtTGGAGATAATgcttcatgatttttttattatgttattggaTAGTAAATACATCGTCAgtaatattaatgatttatttttaatattattaatatctttTATCATTAGATAAGttcatttgattttattaagaatataaatttatttttcaataaaaccaacatacaatttattttgtaataaaaatatattaaacgtGTGCCACTATTTACAAATAAGCtctgaataatttttaaaatacaaaatgtaATTTCCAAGTAAATTACATTTGTTTTCTTgtaatgattatattttgaaaaatatgtttttatttttatttttgtgtcactaactatttttgaaaattgagctaaaagtgagaaaaaatataaaattataacaaaatgatttaatttaacgAGTTTAAGTCCTCTAAAAAAACTAGAGTTTTAGTTTATTAGCCCGTGTGATCGACAActtcatctctttcttttttttaggatAGTGGTCatgacaagtttttttttttttttttaactcctaAATTTGATGCGACAAATTGTACATCTaggttgagtttttttttatgttttttataatattttttttttcatctccttTTGTTGTAAAAAGGCTGTAACAAGTTattgtataaatataaattttccttttctaagGAAGGGTATTGGGTAATAGTACTTTATTAATTCGTGATTCTTCTGGATCAAGTTAGAATTTTCCCACATAAAGTTAGCTTTGTTCGACAACACAGGTTGGGAATAAtagcgatatatatatatatataaaagtaatttaGTCATACTCACTCACACTCTATTTGTCTTCTCATACTTGTGCCTCTTTCACTATTATTTACCAGGGAAGTCGTgtctctttaaattttaaataataaaaaaatagattaaatataattaataaaaaataataatataaaaatagtgaaaagttaatgtaagttaaaaaaattaaaattaagaagtaatttaaagattaaattatcctataaaatatgtacatcaaataaaataattcctattattaatatatagttaTAGGTTTTTAATCACGACCACGAGAATCATTTCGCCCATAATCACGTCTGTTTAAAATATACATAGATTTTATAGACTTTTGAAAAGTGTTTAAGTACGTACCTTCCAGGTTTCAATCCCTGaacatttaaaattactttttatttaccTTTAATTAATAACAAGTTGTTTAATAAACGAATGGTAATTTAAATGTAATACGTGTCCATCCATACAACatagactattttattttttatgacataaaataagttgttttttaAGCTAAGAATTCATGGAGCCCATGTTAATCCTTATCAAAATCAAATGTGCTATTGCCCCTTGTTTTTTACCCTAAGTTTAAATTATTGTCACAATTTTCTATTAATCCCCTGGCCTTCCCAACTTATTACTTGTAAGGACTATAACATCATTTTGGCAAAAAGGAAAGTCAACATAGGACCTTTGAAGCTACgctttgatgttgttgttgtgttgttttttttttttcttgcttcttAGTTCTTCGGTCACTGTtgcataattttaatatttgggaTATTCAATTGTCATAATTAACACATTCACGTTgatatatcatttaaatatcTTGTTTTATAGCATGTTATTAAAAATACTTGTAATTAATatcaaaatgagaaaaagaagcTGACATTATAATGGCTATTATTCTAGTTAAATGTTTTATTgtttaataacaatattatcgCATAactgaattttaataaaaaaatcacatcataataaattaaaattaagagaacATGAAATAttattggttcttttttatttcgtctgtgaaaaaaattacacagAAAATCATATATAAGTATACTTTCAGTAAGCAAAATATTCAACTATTTTTTAGACATCAAAAGATATATTTGAGGAGAATATATTCACCAACAAAAATTaatggtgaaaaaaaaaatccattcttAGCAGTTTTTAGGTTTAACTAGCTACTATTATCCCATTTTTCTTTCTCAGTTCTAGTATCATGTTTCCTTAGTCACAAACTtacaatgttattttatttcctttttgaaacattttaatattaattttcttaaaacaaaACATATCTAAGCAAAATACATACAGGTACATTTTAAAAGGCAGAATAAATTGTGACCAGGAAAAAATGGGAATGAGAATAGTATATAGTATATTCACTATAAACCAGATAATAACCGCCATAGGGTGACTCACTTGTCACTATATAGGTCCAAGGACAAAAACGTCATTTCATCCTCGACGGTCTATATAAAGGAGGTTAGTTGATGCGGTTTAAGATCGCGAGAGGACGAGCGAAACCCAAGACAAGAATCACAGCGCACAGTGACACATACATAAAAAAACGAAACACAAACAGAAACAGAGTTATTGGGAAACACGAAACACTAATTGATTCGAATTCGATTCGATTGAGGATTGCTGTTTGGGTGTCTTGATGGTGTCGGTGAACCCAAACCCCGCTCAAGGCTTCTACTTCTTCGATCCCTCCAACATGACCCTTCCCGGCGTCAACAATCTTccaccgccgccgccgccggcTCCGGCTGCTCCCTCCGCCGTCGAGGATCCGAATAAGAAGATCCGGAAACCCTACACGATTACCAAGTCCAGGGAGAGCTGGACCGAGCAGGAGCACGACAAGTTTCTAGAAGCTCTCCAATTGTGAgtccctttttttcttaattcatttttatattatgctTTGTTTTTCATGGAATTGAAATTCATGTGGTGTGAATTAGGCTCCGgctgttttaattttttgtaacttTGGGGCATTTGCCCGTTCTTGAGGATTCTAGATAATTAAAGGGATTGGAGGATTGGTGACTgttttagttttcattttattttattttgggaatTTGCCAGTTCTTGAGGATTCTAGATAATTAAAGTTGATTGGTTAATCGTGAGTTACGTTTCTTATTTAATCAGACAAGTAGTAAGGAATAGGTGGCTGGAGTGTGAATTGTGCAGGGTTGTGTtttaattgggatttttttaaaattatttactttttctttataattttgatatggttaCTTTGGTTTGGTTGCTGTTGTTTTATTTGGGTTTTTAGTTTTGAGTAAGATGGGGAGGGTTAGCAAAAGTAACTTTTTTAGGATgggaaaattaaatttacttaaGCGTTTGGTCCTTAATAACTTCAAGTCTGGTAGGGTGTGAACAAGTTAATGATTGGAATGTAGGGTGGTGGGGTTATAAGTATCACAGTGAAAAGTAATTTAGTTCTAACTAGTTTTTGACATTTTGTATTTAGTCATGTTGCAAGCAATTTTACCTGAAACTCTGAAAGAGCAGCATCTGTACTTATCAGAGAACAACCTGGTCTGTTTTAAGCTATTGCTTTTATTATTTcaagggtttatggtttatttaCAACATATTCTGTAGTGTTTAGACTTTCCAATCTTTGGTTGTCGACACCCTTCCAATTAAGGAACAAGTCACAGAATGCAGATTCTGTAATGGAATGCTTTCTAGAGGGAAGCAGATAGATTGTTAAAGAATTAGAATTTTACAAGTCCATAGTTCATCTAGAGAGAAGCATAAGAAAAGATCATTAAGCCATATTGGTTGCTATTTTGCCAGTGTGCATTGTGTTCACCAAAAAATGCAATTCCATGCTCTCTGGATAACATCACCTATGCACCCAAaaccaaagttttttttttccttctgttGATTTCATGCCAAAACCAGTATATGTAACaataatgattaatttatgatttatttgtatatttttactttttttttttctgtgtttCTCACTTTTGCTTGACTAATTCCAGATTTGATCGGGACTGGAAAAAGATTGAAGCATTTGTTGGTTCAAAAACAGTTATCCaggtatttataatataagtaaAAGGAAACAAAGAACAAGTTACTAGCGGATGTTAGATGATTTTGGTTTCTTTTGAAAACAGTGAAAAATcacaataataaatttgttcttGATTTCACATtatccttggattttgaatTCCATCTTGGGTTATATAATGTGTATAGTGTTTATTTCACCAATTTTCTTGTGGTAAATTTCTTACACTTACATGTTCTTCTAACTATGCATTCTTCACTGTTCTATGTAAAATTCTATTTGGCAGATACGAAGTCATGCACAAAAGTATTTTCTTAAAGTTCAGAAGAATGGAACAAGTGAACATGTACCTCCTCCTCGGCCAAAGAGAAAAGCTGCTCGCCCATACCCTCAAAAAGCTCCTAAAAGTTAGTATAGTCAATGCCAACCACTTTTAATGTTCAGTGGTTTTGTCTATTGTATCTAATTTTGAATAACatggtttttatttttgcattttaTCAGCTCCTACTGTATCCCAAGTTATGGGCCCATTGCAATCTTCATCTGCTTTCATTGAACCTGCATACATTTATAGCCCAGATTCTTCATCTGTGCTTGGAACTCCAGTTACTAACATGCCTTTATCATCTTGGAATTATAATACTACACCACAACCAGGCAATGTGCCACAAGTGACCAGAGGTATTGTTTGTCCTgaactcataatttttttttttacattttttattattcaaatatgtAATTATTCTGTGATGAATTCAAAGTTAAGGAAGGCTCAGCTAAGTTGGAAAGTTTTTTGGTTTGCTTGTTAGATGACATGGGATTGACTGGAGCTGGACAAGCTGCTCCTCTTAATTGTTGCTACAGCAGTAGTAATGAGAGCACCCCTCCGACTTGGCCTCGTAGCAAAAGGATTAATCAAGGTGACCAGGACAAGCCAATTAAAGGTTGGAATGcttttttatctcttaatttGCACTTGATTCTGCTTGAATAATGGAAGAATCATAAAATTTTTTAGTAGATCTTATGATAAAACTTAGAGAAAGTAATTTGTGATTGTGGGGGCACTTCTTGAGTTTTGGTTCAATTAAAATGGGAAAAGAAATCCTGAAACTCGTAATTCTGTTGAAGGCCATCTTTCTGAGGATTTTGGTTTAGGAATTGCCCAATTGTCCCCATTCCCTATGTCTTATGCAGTTATTTGTGTAGTTGTAGAATGCTATGTAGGAATCAACTACTAAAAGATAAAGCTTTTCATCCATTAGGATATTAAGGAAATAACTGAAACAAGAATTTGTGAACCAGCCCAAATGAATACAATGTTGAATTGAGTCGTACCAGTCTCTACTAGGGGTATTACTCATTTTTGTACTTGctgttttattttcaaattatttctttaattaatagaaGAAATAGGAatagtaaataatatatatacatatataaggtAGGCATGGTAACGGGGAGGGTCGGGGTCGGGTTTTGCTTACCTCGTCCCGCCCCCACCCCCGCCCCTAAAACCCAACGAGGTTGTAGATTTACCCCATCCCCACCCCCAACAAGGTCGATTTTTCCTGCCTCGTCCCGTTCCTGACATGCTTATAAAAtcctataaaaaatacaatttttcatagaatgaaaaacacaattttgaatAGCAATCACAACATATTTTTAGATTGTACATGACAACATAAAATTCAATCCAATAGTTTCAggttttagtgttatatatatatatatatatgtagggatatttttgtaaattaattattagtgggACATGTTCAAAGGCGGGTTCGCGGCGGGTATTAATAATCTCATCCCTAACCTCGAACCTGACTTTGGCTGTCGGGGAAAACCTGAACCTGATCCCAACCCTGGTCAACTCGGATTTTTCCCTCAAAATTGGGGCGGGCCTTGGGCAGACCCTGTGGATTCAGGGCGCATTGCCATGCCTAATATAAGAAatactaaataatatatatatatatatatatatatatatatatatatatatatatataaggaattCTTTTATCCATCAAACTAGACTTATTTCTCCAAAATCTAGAATAACATTGCTGAACCCCAGCTATGCTACACTTCACAAAGAAGTTTCCCTTATTTTGAAGTTCCAATcttaacatttaatatttttgtaggtaTTGTATACAATAGGAACTGAGAGTTAGGGGCAAGCTGTGTGTTAACAGAttgacaagtgtaccaattttatcacaagtagtaaagattaaaacagaagtccgagtgtcgagtCTATagagactttgtttgtacttgcgTTGGTAAATACCCAAATTGTAAGcaatagaaagaaagagaagaagacaaAGACAATAAATTGTAAATGTGAAAGTTGCGGATAAAAAGGGTGAAGAAAAAGacaattagaaaattaaataatagctTTAATGTCAAAGATGAATTCAGAATAAGATAATGTTGGGTCCTAGCATGTCTAACTACCCTTGATgcaatattaatgatttttttattgaatatttttccaattttcaCCCACATCTATACTAATATGCTCAACCCGGATCCCTCATGCTGAAGAACCTAATTTATGTAttctctctcccaaatccctttgcaaagatagaataataaacaacgttaagtaaaaaaatgttattcagAGGCACAACAAAGTCACGCTATCCTTAGCAATGCATTATTGAGatgtttttctcaatttttttagatattacCACTTCCCAATAAATAATCCCTAAAATCCCTAAAACAGATGCATGGATGGCCaaatcacacaataataatgaAAAGCAGGACAAAACAATAGAAATTGAGATTGCATTAATAGATAAGAAGAACAGTTACATTACAAAGGCTTTTTGACTGCTAGGCCCCA from Glycine soja cultivar W05 chromosome 16, ASM419377v2, whole genome shotgun sequence harbors:
- the LOC114390363 gene encoding protein REVEILLE 5-like isoform X1; amino-acid sequence: MVSVNPNPAQGFYFFDPSNMTLPGVNNLPPPPPPAPAAPSAVEDPNKKIRKPYTITKSRESWTEQEHDKFLEALQLFDRDWKKIEAFVGSKTVIQIRSHAQKYFLKVQKNGTSEHVPPPRPKRKAARPYPQKAPKTPTVSQVMGPLQSSSAFIEPAYIYSPDSSSVLGTPVTNMPLSSWNYNTTPQPGNVPQVTRDDMGLTGAGQAAPLNCCYSSSNESTPPTWPRSKRINQGDQDKPIKVMPDFAQVYSFIGSVFDPNSTNHLQKLQQMDPINVETVLLLMTNLSVNLMSPEFEDHKRLLSSYDTDSDKSKFVNICSKSFTNKSESAVLSA
- the LOC114390363 gene encoding protein REVEILLE 5-like isoform X2, whose translation is MVSVNPNPAQGFYFFDPSNMTLPGVNNLPPPPPPAPAAPSAVEDPNKKIRKPYTITKSRESWTEQEHDKFLEALQLFDRDWKKIEAFVGSKTVIQIRSHAQKYFLKVQKNGTSEHVPPPRPKRKAARPYPQKAPKTPTVSQVMGPLQSSSAFIEPAYIYSPDSSSVLGTPVTNMPLSSWNYNTTPQPGNVPQVTRDDMGLTGAGQAAPLNCCYSSSNESTPPTWPRSKRINQGDQDKPIKVMPDFAQVYSFIGSVFDPNSTNHLQKLQQMDPINVETVLLLMTNLSVNLMSPEFEDHQILHQ